A genomic segment from Vicinamibacterales bacterium encodes:
- a CDS encoding amidase family protein, which translates to MRPPRRRWSVRFRSISILALLVSAALAAQRTPRAFSYVIDSNGTYWGIQDDDSPRVDTGSIRATQVAPGGQTGAYSTSINGFGGIRVLVEAQPAPYLNGELMRGFGLTFDGVDRFRSTRSLDMGGVRISRDVYVNTNANWGRWLDTFTNTTRRPITVRVAFGGQSGQGTTGPNASEIVTTSSGDAVVGPDDAWVEYATPLDGATPVGGPQVTVLGTPAPFGGAMTFAGSWLYETFTTPLVYAGHERNFQAYVNTLTLPPRTSRSLLHFVVIGRPVDDASSAAERAAVEAVAADLAANPPIADLSTAEICSVSNFDLSAVASATFHVNRCRGRGVVPQPPAPHQTRGHTSVKYDVFEKTIGELQADMEAGRATSAEITRAYLDRIAAYDRGQLGFHAFEIVAPDALRQANAADRARRRGARGALLGIPIAVKNNYDTFDMPTTNGSFTFAGFQPARDAFQVAKLREAGAVIIGKAALEEYATFGHWSNDAWGQVWSVFNPSRSPLASSGGSASAVTASFAAAAMGSQTGDSLYAPASAQSLVTLRGTDGLESGTGIQPLVWMTDFGGAITRTVSDLADVLNAVTAVDPEDPATLARPPGAVPADWRSALDVHALEGARIGYIDAAWADVFGPSSPPFGTNPTIDAMRNSLQYLVAAGATIVQMGQLASPPTPDQPPAPPGPIPGARIRAEGWRQYIDAHPELAVQGLGIVTEVDVDCSQKKVLYTRVDPSTCAPVQPRLTAAEIQQHRDYRQITRPAGVAQWMDDAGVDAVVYPGLLSDTSLNDGGGGGSGKAAFGRRDTPSAANGVPTLAVPAGMNGRGQPVNIQFMGRAWDDARLVGFAFAFEHHATLAGDGHQIQTTAPPLPHDRRKP; encoded by the coding sequence ATGCGCCCACCTCGCCGACGTTGGAGTGTCCGTTTCCGGTCCATCAGCATTCTGGCTCTCCTCGTATCCGCCGCCCTCGCCGCCCAACGCACGCCGCGGGCGTTTTCGTACGTCATCGACAGCAACGGCACGTATTGGGGCATTCAGGACGACGACTCACCCCGCGTGGACACGGGCAGCATCCGGGCCACACAGGTGGCCCCTGGTGGACAGACCGGCGCCTACAGCACGTCGATCAACGGCTTCGGCGGCATCCGGGTGCTCGTCGAGGCACAGCCAGCCCCCTATCTCAACGGCGAGCTGATGCGCGGCTTCGGGCTGACGTTCGACGGCGTCGACCGTTTCCGCTCGACGCGGTCGCTCGACATGGGCGGCGTGCGGATCTCGCGGGACGTCTACGTCAACACGAATGCCAACTGGGGGCGGTGGCTCGACACGTTCACCAACACCACGCGTCGTCCGATCACCGTACGCGTCGCGTTCGGCGGCCAGTCGGGACAGGGGACGACGGGCCCGAACGCGAGCGAGATCGTCACCACCTCCAGCGGCGACGCCGTGGTCGGCCCCGATGACGCCTGGGTGGAGTATGCGACGCCCCTCGACGGCGCCACGCCGGTCGGCGGGCCGCAGGTGACGGTGCTCGGCACGCCGGCGCCGTTCGGCGGCGCCATGACCTTCGCGGGCAGCTGGCTGTACGAGACCTTCACGACGCCCCTGGTCTACGCCGGTCACGAGCGCAACTTCCAGGCGTACGTGAACACGCTCACCCTGCCGCCCCGCACGAGCCGGTCACTCCTGCACTTCGTCGTGATCGGCCGGCCCGTGGACGACGCGTCGTCGGCGGCGGAGCGCGCGGCGGTCGAGGCGGTGGCTGCCGATCTCGCCGCCAACCCGCCGATCGCCGACCTCTCCACCGCCGAGATCTGCTCGGTGTCGAACTTCGATCTGTCGGCCGTGGCGAGCGCCACCTTCCACGTGAACCGCTGCCGCGGGCGAGGCGTCGTGCCGCAGCCGCCGGCTCCGCACCAGACGCGGGGCCACACCTCGGTGAAGTACGACGTCTTCGAGAAGACGATCGGCGAGCTGCAGGCGGACATGGAGGCCGGGCGGGCGACCTCGGCCGAGATCACGCGCGCGTATCTCGATCGCATCGCGGCCTACGACCGCGGGCAGCTCGGCTTCCACGCCTTCGAGATCGTGGCCCCCGACGCGCTGCGCCAGGCCAACGCGGCGGACCGGGCGCGCCGGCGGGGCGCGCGAGGCGCGCTCCTGGGCATCCCGATCGCCGTGAAGAACAACTACGACACCTTCGACATGCCGACCACGAACGGCAGCTTCACGTTCGCCGGGTTCCAGCCCGCGCGCGACGCCTTCCAGGTGGCGAAGCTGCGCGAGGCCGGCGCCGTCATCATCGGCAAGGCGGCGCTCGAGGAGTACGCCACGTTCGGCCACTGGTCGAACGACGCCTGGGGCCAGGTGTGGAGCGTGTTCAACCCGTCGCGGTCGCCCCTGGCCTCGAGCGGCGGCTCGGCCAGCGCGGTGACCGCGAGCTTCGCGGCGGCGGCCATGGGCTCGCAGACGGGCGACTCGCTCTACGCGCCGGCGAGCGCGCAGAGCCTCGTGACCCTCCGCGGTACGGATGGACTGGAGAGTGGCACCGGAATCCAGCCGCTCGTCTGGATGACCGACTTCGGTGGCGCCATCACGCGCACGGTGTCGGATCTGGCCGACGTGCTGAACGCCGTCACGGCCGTGGACCCGGAGGACCCGGCCACGCTGGCCCGCCCGCCGGGCGCCGTGCCCGCCGACTGGCGTTCGGCCCTCGACGTCCACGCACTCGAGGGCGCCCGGATCGGCTACATCGACGCCGCCTGGGCCGATGTCTTCGGTCCGAGCTCGCCCCCATTCGGCACGAATCCCACGATCGACGCGATGCGCAACTCGTTGCAGTACCTCGTGGCCGCCGGCGCGACGATCGTGCAGATGGGACAGCTGGCGTCCCCGCCGACTCCCGATCAGCCGCCGGCCCCGCCTGGGCCGATCCCGGGCGCGCGGATTCGCGCCGAGGGCTGGCGCCAGTACATCGACGCCCATCCGGAGCTGGCCGTGCAGGGCCTCGGCATCGTGACCGAAGTGGACGTGGACTGCTCGCAGAAGAAGGTGCTCTACACCCGGGTCGACCCGAGCACGTGCGCGCCCGTGCAGCCGCGGCTCACCGCGGCCGAGATCCAGCAGCACCGTGACTACCGGCAGATCACGCGGCCGGCCGGCGTGGCGCAGTGGATGGACGACGCGGGCGTGGACGCCGTGGTCTATCCGGGCCTGCTGAGCGACACGAGCCTCAACGACGGCGGCGGTGGCGGATCGGGCAAGGCCGCGTTCGGCCGGCGCGATACACCGAGCGCGGCCAACGGCGTGCCGACGCTCGCCGTGCCGGCCGGCATGAACGGCCGCGGCCAGCCCGTGAACATCCAGTTCATGGGGCGCGCCTGGGACGACGCCCGGCTCGTGGGCTTCGCCTTCGCCTTCGAGCACCACGCGACGCTGGCCGGCGACGGCCACCAGATCCAGACGACGGCGCCGCCGCTTCCGCACGACCGGCGGAAGCCGTAG
- a CDS encoding carbonic anhydrase family protein, which yields MKAHTSETQSTITPARALEILAEGNARFVNNLRINRNLLQQANETRDGQWPFATILSCIDSRTSAELIFDQGLGDIFSVRIAGSVINPDVLGCLEFACQLSGSRLIVVLGHTSCGAVKGACDRVELGNLTELLAKIGPSVDEVSAEVDPAERTSANAGFVELVADRNVRHSVQAIVARSAILARLIEDGRAAIIGAKHDLATGAVAFFDDTHVHDAATLRAVLGRDLAAAGAPDA from the coding sequence ATGAAAGCTCACACGTCCGAGACCCAGTCCACCATCACGCCGGCCCGCGCCCTCGAGATCCTGGCCGAGGGCAACGCCCGCTTCGTCAACAACCTCCGGATCAACCGCAACCTGCTGCAGCAGGCCAACGAGACGCGCGACGGCCAGTGGCCGTTCGCCACGATCCTGAGCTGCATCGACAGCCGGACGTCGGCCGAGCTCATCTTCGACCAGGGGCTCGGCGACATCTTCAGCGTGCGGATCGCCGGCAGCGTCATCAATCCCGACGTCCTCGGCTGCCTGGAGTTCGCCTGCCAGCTCTCCGGATCGCGGCTGATCGTCGTGCTCGGCCACACCTCCTGCGGCGCCGTGAAGGGCGCCTGCGACCGCGTGGAACTCGGGAACCTCACCGAGCTCCTGGCCAAGATCGGTCCGTCGGTCGACGAGGTGAGCGCGGAAGTGGACCCGGCGGAGCGGACCTCGGCCAACGCCGGCTTCGTGGAGCTGGTGGCCGACAGGAACGTCCGCCACTCGGTGCAGGCCATCGTGGCGCGGAGCGCCATCCTGGCCCGCCTGATCGAGGACGGCCGGGCCGCCATCATCGGCGCGAAGCACGACCTGGCGACCGGCGCGGTCGCCTTCTTCGACGACACCCACGTGCACGACGCCGCCACCCTGCGCGCCGTCCTGGGGCGGGACCTGGCCGCGGCCGGCGCCCCGGACGCCTGA
- a CDS encoding adenylate/guanylate cyclase domain-containing protein — protein sequence MARLTRWGLALGFGVGAALVAAAVGRLDLVRTLELKTYDARLRAVATGEGATPGISMVLIDDHSIRELEPVMGRWPWPRLAHAVLVNYLARGPATLVVYDVLFAEADRGDHDVGGTRWTGAESDDALVEAVKAAGNVILVAEASSEGTVNGTEVQPRLEGIPGLAAKWPVQGFAEKRPLLVPPFPALAEAALGIGHARMAFDLDGPWRRAVPFVEVAGHVVPSLPYAAALRAAGVTPDQVVASRGQLRMGDMRVPWIEEVVPDYYGPSPTVWRPLVPYRGPTLRTDGTPTFKSYSFQDLFLAEQQILAGEAPHLDPATFKDQIVVVGVSAEAVPDRFTTPLGAGRMPGAEVHANIIDGLLSHHAIAPATADERLAATVLPAVAIGAVGAAASPWATAAATAALVAGLAWVATRALAAGVWLPVVVPALACLLAFLADLAWSYFVEGREKRRVKRLFSRYVSKDVYDQLLAHPTDVGLGGERREMTVLFSDMRGFTTLSETGEAEDLVRQLNQYFTRMVEVVFAHRGTVDKFVGDMIMALYGAPLDDADHADHAVQTALAMVSELARLNRLWEIEGRVPLDIGIGINTGEMIAGNIGSDTIMSYTVIGDHVNLGARLESLNKDFGTRILISEGTRRQLKGSYDLRPLGDVLVKGKSKPVQVFEVRTGGTNGATA from the coding sequence ATGGCGCGCCTGACGCGCTGGGGCCTGGCCCTCGGCTTCGGTGTCGGTGCGGCCCTCGTCGCGGCGGCGGTGGGGCGCCTGGATCTCGTCCGCACGCTCGAGCTCAAGACCTACGACGCGCGCCTCCGCGCGGTGGCGACGGGCGAGGGCGCCACGCCCGGGATCTCGATGGTGCTCATCGACGATCACTCCATCCGGGAACTCGAGCCCGTGATGGGGCGCTGGCCCTGGCCGCGGCTGGCCCACGCGGTGCTCGTGAACTACCTGGCGCGCGGGCCCGCGACGCTCGTGGTGTACGACGTGCTCTTCGCCGAGGCCGATCGCGGCGACCACGACGTGGGCGGCACGCGGTGGACGGGCGCCGAGTCCGACGACGCGCTCGTCGAGGCCGTGAAGGCGGCGGGCAACGTGATCCTGGTGGCCGAGGCGTCCAGCGAGGGCACCGTGAACGGCACCGAGGTGCAGCCGCGGCTGGAGGGCATCCCCGGCCTGGCCGCGAAGTGGCCCGTGCAGGGCTTCGCCGAGAAGCGGCCGCTGCTCGTGCCGCCGTTCCCGGCGCTGGCCGAGGCGGCGCTCGGCATCGGCCACGCGCGGATGGCGTTCGACCTGGACGGCCCGTGGCGGCGCGCCGTGCCGTTCGTGGAGGTGGCCGGCCACGTCGTGCCGTCGCTGCCGTACGCGGCGGCGCTTCGCGCGGCCGGCGTCACGCCCGATCAGGTCGTGGCGTCGCGGGGGCAACTGCGGATGGGCGACATGCGCGTGCCGTGGATCGAGGAGGTCGTGCCCGACTACTACGGCCCCTCGCCCACGGTGTGGCGGCCGCTCGTGCCGTATCGCGGGCCCACGCTTCGCACGGACGGCACGCCCACCTTCAAGAGCTATTCGTTCCAGGATCTCTTCCTGGCCGAGCAGCAGATCCTGGCCGGCGAGGCGCCGCACCTGGATCCGGCCACCTTCAAGGACCAGATCGTGGTGGTCGGCGTTTCCGCCGAGGCGGTGCCGGACCGGTTCACGACGCCCCTGGGCGCGGGCCGGATGCCCGGCGCCGAGGTGCACGCCAACATCATCGACGGGCTGCTGTCGCATCACGCGATCGCGCCAGCCACCGCGGACGAGCGCCTGGCTGCCACGGTGCTGCCGGCCGTGGCCATCGGCGCCGTGGGTGCCGCCGCGTCGCCCTGGGCGACGGCCGCGGCCACGGCTGCTCTCGTGGCCGGCCTGGCCTGGGTGGCCACGCGGGCCCTGGCGGCCGGCGTGTGGCTGCCGGTGGTGGTGCCGGCCCTGGCGTGCCTCCTGGCGTTCCTGGCGGACCTGGCCTGGAGCTACTTCGTGGAGGGCCGCGAAAAGCGCCGGGTGAAGCGCCTCTTCTCCCGCTACGTCTCCAAGGACGTCTACGATCAGCTCCTGGCCCACCCGACCGACGTGGGCCTGGGCGGGGAGCGGCGGGAGATGACGGTGCTGTTCTCGGACATGCGGGGCTTCACCACCCTGTCCGAGACGGGCGAGGCCGAGGACCTCGTCCGGCAGCTGAATCAGTACTTCACGCGGATGGTGGAGGTGGTGTTCGCCCACCGGGGCACGGTGGACAAGTTCGTGGGCGACATGATCATGGCGCTGTACGGGGCCCCGCTGGACGACGCGGACCACGCGGACCACGCCGTCCAGACCGCCCTGGCCATGGTGAGCGAACTGGCGCGATTAAACCGCTTGTGGGAAATAGAGGGCCGTGTGCCCCTGGACATCGGCATCGGCATCAACACCGGTGAGATGATTGCCGGCAACATTGGGTCCGATACGATCATGAGCTACACCGTGATCGGGGACCATGTGAACCTGGGCGCCCGGCTGGAGTCCCTGAACAAGGACTTCGGCACCCGGATCCTCATTTCGGAGGGGACCCGGCGGCAGTTGAAGGGCAGCTACGACCTGCGTCCCCTGGGGGACGTCCTCGTGAAGGGCAAGTCCAAGCCGGTGCAGGTGTTCGAGGTGCGCACCGGAGGCACGAACGGAGCAACGGCATGA
- a CDS encoding CBS domain-containing protein — MMVQDVMTGGVLSCRPSASLADAVGLMWTGDCGIVPVVDDRDAVVGVITDRDIAVALGTRGCRAADLQVGDVMSSDVIRCTPADRLTDALALMRQHRVRRLPVVGLAGELLGMLSINDVVVQTPQLATSDPLVDTLRTICAHHHDLVAASPS, encoded by the coding sequence ATGATGGTGCAAGACGTGATGACGGGCGGCGTCCTGTCGTGCCGCCCGTCGGCGAGCCTGGCCGACGCGGTCGGCCTCATGTGGACCGGGGACTGCGGCATCGTGCCGGTGGTGGACGACCGGGACGCGGTGGTCGGCGTCATCACCGATCGCGACATCGCCGTCGCGCTCGGGACGCGGGGCTGCCGGGCGGCTGATCTGCAGGTCGGTGACGTCATGTCCTCCGACGTGATCCGGTGCACGCCCGCCGATCGCCTGACCGACGCCCTGGCGCTCATGCGGCAGCACCGCGTGCGGCGCCTGCCGGTGGTGGGCCTCGCCGGCGAGTTGCTCGGGATGCTGTCGATCAACGACGTGGTGGTGCAGACGCCGCAACTGGCGACGAGCGATCCGCTGGTGGACACGCTGCGGACCATCTGCGCCCACCACCACGACCTCGTGGCGGCGTCCCCCTCCTGA
- a CDS encoding outer membrane beta-barrel protein — MRTTLIVAILAVAWAGPAMAQSAPVEKATSLAVTGGVSNTDKDTGAVFGGSARWEFTPNLALEGAGRWLDRGTHPDAWAAELAAVVGLGGRRDSVMPYLIGGLGVHRRTFRPASGPALPEFYGRRVRASANPFADRVTFTDPTFVVGTGMELPLSRNVVVRPDVRALLVRGDGRGDTVVVATVSLGFRFEHKPVTPTRGLMP; from the coding sequence ATGCGTACCACACTGATCGTCGCCATCCTCGCCGTCGCCTGGGCAGGGCCGGCGATGGCCCAATCGGCGCCCGTCGAGAAGGCGACCTCGCTCGCCGTCACCGGCGGCGTCTCCAACACCGACAAGGACACGGGCGCCGTCTTCGGCGGGTCCGCCCGCTGGGAGTTCACGCCCAACCTGGCGCTCGAGGGCGCCGGACGCTGGCTGGATCGCGGGACGCACCCCGATGCGTGGGCCGCCGAGCTGGCGGCCGTCGTCGGCCTCGGCGGCCGCCGCGACAGCGTGATGCCGTATCTGATCGGGGGGCTCGGCGTGCACCGCCGCACCTTCCGTCCGGCCTCCGGGCCGGCGCTGCCGGAGTTCTACGGCCGGCGCGTGCGCGCGTCCGCCAACCCGTTCGCGGATCGCGTGACCTTCACCGATCCGACCTTCGTCGTCGGCACCGGCATGGAACTGCCGCTGTCGCGCAACGTCGTGGTGCGTCCCGACGTGCGGGCGCTCCTGGTCCGCGGCGACGGGCGCGGGGACACCGTGGTGGTCGCCACGGTGAGCCTGGGATTCCGTTTCGAACACAAGCCGGTGACGCCCACGCGCGGGCTGATGCCGTGA
- a CDS encoding carbohydrate-binding family 9-like protein, translating to MAPFRPAAPASPADFADPAWAGTPVAPLNRSWRGEDAPSAIVSTVRLLWTPEHAWFGFTCPFTELDVDADPDPAVERMGLWDRDVCEVFVQGPAEPDGDHYKEFEVAPTGQWCDVAVNQPRLDIDWAWQSGMRAAATIDPAAGVWRAAIGVPFDAVGGAPGPGGHWRINLFRVSRAGGARHFLAYAPTGTPTPDFHVPSAFVPLVFTP from the coding sequence ATGGCGCCCTTCCGCCCGGCCGCGCCGGCGTCGCCAGCCGACTTCGCCGATCCCGCCTGGGCCGGGACGCCGGTGGCGCCGCTGAATCGGAGCTGGCGCGGCGAGGACGCGCCGTCCGCCATCGTCAGCACCGTGCGGCTCCTGTGGACGCCCGAGCACGCCTGGTTCGGCTTCACCTGTCCGTTCACCGAGCTGGACGTGGACGCCGATCCCGATCCGGCGGTGGAGCGCATGGGCCTGTGGGACAGGGACGTCTGCGAGGTGTTCGTCCAGGGCCCGGCCGAACCCGACGGCGATCACTACAAGGAGTTCGAGGTGGCGCCCACCGGCCAGTGGTGCGACGTGGCTGTCAACCAGCCGCGCCTGGACATCGACTGGGCGTGGCAGAGCGGCATGCGGGCCGCGGCCACGATCGACCCGGCGGCCGGCGTGTGGCGGGCCGCCATCGGCGTGCCGTTCGACGCGGTCGGCGGCGCGCCGGGCCCGGGCGGCCACTGGCGGATCAACCTGTTTCGCGTGAGCCGCGCCGGGGGCGCGCGGCACTTCCTGGCCTACGCGCCGACGGGCACGCCCACGCCGGACTTCCACGTGCCGTCGGCGTTCGTGCCGCTCGTCTTCACGCCGTGA
- a CDS encoding DUF3455 domain-containing protein, producing the protein MSSRFALAAAAFTAALTVVTHAADRPSFPSVPVEIAVPAGVRPFFVAHAAGTQNYICAPAATPGGLDWLAIGPQATGFDREGDQVLTHYLSKNPFQNGALHATWQHSRDTSAVWAAKLAGSSDPAYVAAGAVEWLLLAVTGAQDGPAGGDKVSRARYIQRVNTAGGVKPPSTDCTAATVTTRRLVDYTADYYFFR; encoded by the coding sequence ATGTCGTCGAGATTCGCGCTTGCCGCCGCGGCCTTCACCGCGGCCCTCACCGTCGTGACCCACGCCGCGGATCGGCCGTCGTTCCCCAGCGTGCCCGTGGAGATCGCCGTGCCCGCCGGCGTCCGGCCGTTCTTCGTCGCGCACGCCGCCGGCACGCAGAACTACATCTGCGCGCCCGCCGCGACCCCGGGCGGCCTCGACTGGCTCGCCATCGGCCCGCAGGCCACGGGGTTCGACCGCGAGGGCGATCAGGTGCTCACGCATTACCTGAGCAAGAACCCGTTCCAGAACGGCGCCCTGCACGCCACGTGGCAGCACTCGCGCGACACGAGCGCGGTGTGGGCCGCGAAGCTGGCCGGATCGTCCGATCCCGCCTACGTGGCCGCCGGCGCCGTCGAGTGGCTGCTGCTCGCGGTCACGGGCGCGCAGGACGGCCCGGCAGGCGGCGACAAGGTGTCGCGGGCGCGTTACATCCAGCGCGTGAACACCGCCGGTGGCGTGAAGCCGCCCTCGACGGACTGCACCGCGGCCACCGTCACCACGCGGCGGCTCGTGGACTACACGGCCGACTACTACTTCTTCCGCTAG
- a CDS encoding amidase, translated as MDRRTFLGRSAAAGAGLAAGQAACATDGGGARTGDGPGATPAAVTAVTGREPFALHEATIDDLQRGMRDGRLTARSIVEQYLARIEALNRSGPELRAIIEVNPDALSIADALDAERKAGTVRGPLHGIPIALKDNIDTHDRMTTTAGSLALEGSIPPADSFVSARLRAAGAVLLAKANMSEWAYWRGLNASSGWSARGGQCRNPYGLDRTPCGSSSGSGVAVAANLVAAAIGTETGGSIMCPSSINGVVGVKPTVGLWSRAGIVPISHSQDSAGPMTRTVRDAAIILGAVWGVDARDAATAASAGRFHADYTPFLDPAGLKGARLGVVRNLPGFDDRVLALFDRAIADLRAAGAEIVDPANLPTATAASVFQTLPIVVLNYEFKANINAYFQSLGASAPVTSLADLIAFNDAHRAEEMPHFGQERLLASERTTGLDAPEYRRAVAAIQRATRQDGIDAVMDRHRLDALIAPTSGPAWLIDHIRGDRFDGGDSAGTAAIAGYPDISVPMGLVAGLPVGLSFFGRAWSEPTLLRVAYAYEQASKRREAPAFQPTLG; from the coding sequence ATGGACCGCAGGACGTTTCTCGGGCGCTCGGCCGCGGCGGGCGCCGGGCTGGCGGCCGGACAGGCCGCGTGCGCGACCGACGGCGGCGGCGCCCGCACCGGCGACGGCCCGGGCGCGACGCCCGCGGCTGTGACGGCCGTAACGGGCCGCGAGCCGTTCGCCCTGCACGAGGCCACCATCGACGACCTGCAGCGGGGCATGCGGGACGGGCGCCTCACCGCCCGCTCGATCGTGGAGCAGTACCTGGCACGCATCGAGGCGCTCAACCGCTCCGGCCCGGAGTTGCGCGCCATCATCGAAGTGAACCCGGACGCCCTCTCGATCGCGGACGCCCTCGACGCCGAGCGCAAGGCCGGCACGGTGCGCGGCCCCCTGCACGGCATCCCCATCGCGCTCAAGGACAACATCGACACCCACGACCGGATGACGACCACCGCGGGGTCGCTGGCGCTCGAGGGCTCGATTCCTCCAGCGGACTCGTTCGTGTCGGCGCGCCTGCGCGCGGCGGGCGCCGTGCTGCTCGCGAAGGCCAACATGAGCGAGTGGGCGTACTGGCGCGGCCTGAACGCGTCGAGCGGCTGGAGCGCGCGCGGCGGCCAGTGCCGGAATCCCTACGGCCTGGACCGCACGCCCTGCGGGTCGAGCTCGGGATCCGGGGTGGCGGTGGCGGCCAACCTGGTGGCGGCCGCGATCGGCACCGAGACCGGCGGCTCCATCATGTGCCCGTCCTCGATCAACGGCGTGGTGGGCGTGAAGCCGACGGTGGGCCTCTGGAGCCGCGCCGGCATCGTCCCGATCTCGCATTCGCAGGACAGCGCGGGCCCGATGACACGGACCGTGCGCGACGCGGCCATCATCCTGGGCGCCGTGTGGGGCGTGGACGCGCGCGATGCCGCCACGGCCGCCAGCGCCGGCCGCTTCCACGCCGACTACACGCCGTTCCTGGATCCGGCGGGCCTGAAGGGCGCGCGCCTCGGTGTGGTGCGCAACCTGCCCGGCTTCGACGATCGCGTCCTGGCGCTCTTCGATCGCGCGATCGCGGACCTCCGCGCCGCCGGCGCCGAGATCGTCGATCCGGCCAACCTGCCCACGGCCACCGCGGCGAGCGTGTTCCAGACGCTCCCGATCGTGGTCCTGAACTACGAGTTCAAGGCCAACATCAACGCCTACTTCCAGAGCCTCGGCGCCTCGGCGCCCGTGACGTCCCTGGCCGATCTCATCGCCTTCAACGACGCGCACCGTGCCGAGGAGATGCCGCATTTCGGGCAGGAGCGGCTGCTCGCCTCGGAGCGTACCACCGGACTCGACGCGCCCGAGTACCGCCGCGCCGTGGCGGCCATCCAGCGCGCCACGCGCCAGGACGGCATCGACGCCGTGATGGATCGCCACCGCCTCGACGCCCTCATCGCGCCCACGAGCGGCCCGGCGTGGCTCATCGACCACATCCGCGGCGATCGCTTCGACGGCGGCGACAGCGCCGGGACGGCCGCCATCGCCGGCTATCCGGACATCAGCGTGCCGATGGGCCTGGTGGCCGGGCTGCCCGTCGGCCTGTCGTTCTTCGGCCGGGCCTGGAGCGAGCCGACGCTCCTGCGCGTCGCCTACGCCTACGAGCAGGCGTCGAAGCGCCGCGAGGCGCCGGCCTTCCAGCCCACGCTGGGCTGA